The Chrysoperla carnea chromosome X, inChrCarn1.1, whole genome shotgun sequence genome includes a region encoding these proteins:
- the LOC123302535 gene encoding uncharacterized protein LOC123302535, with the protein MQVIRNFRIIIMIFLIHSVVGEPTYCESGLCQVNEYCCGENDCCAQSMDNWFLWFGVLLIIIALAIGCMIRGFCSRYKMKNYQYYTQLQKNNDEDLVNNLYKAVPGSV; encoded by the exons ATGCAAGtgattcgaaattttcgaataattatCATGATTTTTCTAATACATTCT GTGGTAGGGGAACCAACATACTGTGAATCGGGGTTATGCCAAGTCAATGAATATTGTTGCGGTGAAAATGATTGTTGTGCCCAATCAATGGATAATTGGTTTTTAtg gTTTGgagtattattaataataatcgcaTTAGCGATCGGATGCATGATACGTGGATTTTGTTCccgatataaaatgaaaaattaccaATATTACACTCAACTACAAAAGAATAACGATGAAGATCTggtgaataatttatataaagctGTTCCTGGAAgcgtttaa